The genomic stretch TCAATTGCCTTTGCTAGCTCAACAGCTCGTTCCTTTACCTGTCACCAAATAGAGTGAAACAATTCAATACAAACTGAACTTTCTAGAGCTTTCACCTGTTATCCTAGAACTTCCATGCATCTTCATAAATGCTACTTTTCTTGCAAATAGATGAGTCGTCCTACAGATGAAGGGCATTTGACTACTTTCTTGATCCTTGTGCATAAGtctaaattattattttttcaaaCAAAGGGAGTATATTGGATACTACATTTTCTGTCCACTTAGTTTTCAGTTTAATGTTGAAATGTAGATACTACAGGTTGCAGGTAGCCTATGCACTATTTTCATGCACAAGGTCGTTCATATGATCCTTAAGCTTTCCATCCTGTATCTATGTAATGCTAAACTATAGTAGTTTGATAGGAGTCATGAATAGTAATAGGAACACATATACATATTCCAAAACCATACACTGGCTAAATTGAGTCACAACGCCACTATAAAAGTTagtgtttatggaaaactaagAACAATAACCATTGACTAAAAAGAAAATTAGTGTGATGCTTGTATGAGGAATTTAAACATAATATATTTGCATAAACTCCCTACAGATTGGGATGTTGGTCAAAAAACCAAGTAACAAGAAGTTTCCAGTCAAACCAACACCCGAAACTTAGGCATGGTGAAAGCAAGAAATATACAGGGCCACCACTTTATTTAAAAGATCATAGTAAATGTTGCACAAATGCTTCTCTGTAACAACAGCATTAATGCATAACTTGACATAACAATAAACACTGATCAGCAAATAGCACAAAAATTGTACAATGTTTACCTTTGGATCAATCATAAATTTGATTGCATCAACCAGTGAATGCAATTGTAATTGCTCCACAGGTACAGGTGGTGCTCCCAATCCCCTGGCATGCACCATGCTGCCCCAAAAGAATTGATCACCAAAGAATGGTATGATGGTAGTTGGGCACTACAAATTAGTGGTAATAAACACCATCAGTGGGacaacacacacacgcacacacagcATCACAGAGTACCACAGCAAATCAGTGGTAATTAGAGTGTACCGCAGCTTTCAGACCAGCAGCAGTGGTTCCGGCGCCACCATGGTGTACCTGAAAAGACAATGGCCAGGGAAAAGACAAAAGAAACCATGCTCATCAATCAAGATTAGTGCATTATTGAAACAGTGCTATATCACAGCACATAAGAAAAGTAGACCTATTTCAtagataaaaaataataaaggaATGTCAAGCACATTCACTGTCACAGTGCATGATTTATTTCAGTCCCAAGTGCACAAAAATACAAGGAATATCGCTCGCATTCGACTATCTCTGTGGCCCTGTTGAATTAACTGACCAAAAACAAGCCTTACCACAGCCTTGCATTGCAAAAAGAGCCAATCATGTGGAACATTGTCAAGTACATATACAAATTCCTTTGATTCTTCCACTGGAAAATAACTTATAGTTAGACATGCAAAGGATGAAAGTGTAGGCTGATATATCAAAAGCTAAAGAACTATTATAACTTACAATTTCCAAGCCCACCCCAGCCCTTATTAATGATTCCTCTCTGCCCTGTAATTTCCAGTGCTTCCACAATGATTTTTGTCAACTTATCTGGTTCTGGAATCGGCTGCAAATACAGATcaaaaatgacaaaaaaaatgtgTAGCAACTAATTATTAGCAAGGCCAAAGCATTACAAGATAATTGAGACAAAACTATAGTGAGATTTTCTCTTGACAAAGAGTGATAATGATTCCTTGTAGGCATTGTACAACAACAAATATCCATGAATATCGTGCACACAGAAATATTTAATCTCAGTTTCAACTATGTAGATGAGGTTTAACTTTTTCAGTCAAGTCAAGCCTAGGCATGCCTGGAtccttttttaagaaaatgtaAGCTACAGAACGTGTTGGAATGTCTTCTAAGGATATACTTCATCTCACGAATTCAAAGAAACTCAGCTTAGGAGCAATCTAAGGATATCAAGGTCTAACTTCATGAAACTCAACTTATAAGAATGATAAAGTTTTCAAGTCAATTTCTCAATCTACATGTAAGGAGTTCCATTAGCTATGTTTTTATGAGGCAAACAATTTTGACCAATATGATTAGCCAGGCATATCAATCTTCAACTTGTAAAATGCCACTGAAAATTGTGCACTTGTGAAAAATGCCACCAATTGTGAGGCTGAATGGCTGACATATGTTCGCAGCATGCTTGATCCTACATGGAGACATCCAGTGGCATTTCCAAATCTTAAAACTGTGCAGTCCAATTTAAAGGTTCATGCAGCGATTGTGAGCACATGTTTCTTTCACAGGATTCATTTACAGGCCAGCTCCATCCAATAACAAACCTACCAACTCAACTTTCCATCTGTTCCACAAAATAGAACTAAGAATGGGCGAACATAGAATAAACAGtataaacaaataaaaatcaTTCAGCCAAATAGAAACACAGCAGAACTTAAAGCACAAAGGTGACTTGCAGATAGTAACAAAAATAAAAGCAGCAAAATGCATTGATTTTGAGCACTAAATAAACACTTACAAGGCTGCCAAAACCGATGTAAATAGGCTTGTCACCACTCTCAAGCCACCTCAAAAGTGGCTCAGGAGGCTCATAATTTGAAGCAAGATCAAGGAAGCAAAATCCAACGACATCAATTTTAGGTCCCCAGTCTGAAAAAGAGGCGTGGGTCAACTTTTCAGCAGATAAAAAGATCAGTTAATAACAGCAGTAAAGAACTAACAAGTTCCTGCCAAATTTAGTTACTGAAACTGGCAGATGCGTTTACAAATATTTATGTGAGCTCATTGAATACAAAATAGAAAGCGAGTATGCTTGGTTTGAATGTCAAAGCTGCATGACCTTCTTTATGCACAATAATCTTGAGGCAAAACAGAATGTACCAAAGTAGTTTTCATATTCTTGTTAAATTTTGACTGGTGTCTTATTAGAGGACGAGATACAAACCTTTTGGTTTGGGGACAAGGTAAGGACTCCAGATATATGCATGAGGAATATCATTTGAATAAGCATGTGTACCACTTAGGTAAGTAACTGGTCTTAATTTCAACTTCCTTTTCCGGAGATCATTTATCATATCCCTTATGCCAAGCCAGACAAAAGAATCAACAATCTGGTATGAAAGCTGTAACCAAAGTAATAGTCAACAAGTGCACAGGGTACCTTAATTATCTCTAAACAAACCATGAGGAAGTCTATCAAAAGACAAAATGTCTGCTCGTAGCAGCTCTATCATATTACAAAGTTAGGGCCTTGTTTCAATACAAAGTATTTTGGGGGTTTTAGAAAAATATTACGGGCCTGATTGGATGTCATAGTTTTGTGAAATCATGGTATCCAGAAAGTGTACAGAAAACCAACATTGCTTTTGACCCATACCCACCAATTAGTATAAAGGAAATTTACACGtatgacttgttttcttttctttatggATCTGAACATATGCAACAACATTAACTTACTCGATATCCTGCAGATTGCTTTACACGTGAGAAAGGATGTGGAAATTCACAGGTAGGCCTGGCAATAAAAGAAAGAACATTAATAACATGCTTGAAATTAAATCCTAGGGCTTGTTTGGTTCGTGCCCAACTGTGGCTAACAAAAATTTCACTAACCAAAATTTTGGCCAAGGTTTTGCTTGCTAACATTAGGAAAACATCTGGCAAAAAGAAATATAGAAATGAAGCAAATGGGCATGGACTTGCCACTATTAGAGTATGTATAGCCTATGCATGTGATGTCCATATGTTTCTTGTACACCAAGCCGTATGGCTCTATATATATGAggtcacccccccccccacacacacaccctcttcctagggtgtgtggtgttttcccatCTACTATCTCTCTACAACCACAATTTTGGCAACCATTGGCACAAACCACATGGATGCCAAAAGCCCAAAACTGTTGGGGATAGCCAAACTTTGGCAAGGCAAGTTTGgtcataaacaaaaaaaaatcccttaAACAATCTTAATATCcaagaggggaaaaaaataaagtggAGCCCAAGCATAGAGAACTCACGTCCAAGGCATTGTGAAAATTATATGAATTGGTATATTGAGAGCCTCTGCCACATGTACATGTCCTGGAGAAGCACTAGTTTAGGTTAGCAGTTGAACTAACATAACAAAAAGAAATGCTCTAAGGTTTTAAGGCTACTCCCTCAAAGCCAAAATCATGTCCCATTAATGATCCTCCATTGTTATAATTGCAAAATCAAATtggaaaataatataaaatagaaaaaaatgaaaagattACCATATGCTGCTGGATTAGCTATTATAGCATCCGCACTGAATGAAACGCCAGTATCAATGTCTGGATCCTTGCAAGCAGGAAGCAAGGAGAATATGATGTCCCTAATCTGCTTGCGCTGGATAGGAATTTCTGATGGAGTTGCGGGCAAGAATCCTTTATTCTTAACCATGTCTGCTCAAATTACCAACCCTGTACTGTTAAGCAAGATCTATTTATAGCAAGTTCCAAGGTGAAAGTGCCAAAAAAGTAAGAATATATTCACATACATCCAGCAAGAACTTTTGGATCTCCACCAAGGGGGTAAAACTCCAATCCAGTAGTCATCACAAAATCCTTGAAGTTGGCATGGGTTGCTAGTCTAACGCGATGACCATAGTCCTGCCAACAAAAGTAAATGTTActagctttcaaaaaaaaggaaatgttaCTCCACCTTGAACATAACATAAATAATACATTTTGCAGTTCTATTTGGTGAAAGTCAGAAAGTCAATAATTAGTATGCTGCCCTCCTTGTGCTATTCAAATATTTTGTGCCAGCCAACCATGATGTGTGCATGGCAACAAGTACCAGCTCACGAAGAAGGCCCAGGCATCCAAAAGTGGCTGAGTTTGTTTGGCACACTTAAAAAGATATTCGCTAGTTGGTTTGTTAGTTTTCTTAAGGAGAAAATATTGGAGTTTGTTTAGCCAAGGTTGTTACTGCCACCTCTATATATAGAGCACAGCAGTTTTATTGAGGATTAAGCAGAAATAAACATAAGACTCAGAGCGTCCTGCAGGGAGGGTGAGCTCAAGTTTATACCTGCCCATATGTGCCTATCTCCACCAATCTAGCCATATTTTTTCTCgaataagaagaaaaggaataGGGATTacaagaccccccccccccccccaacacacaaACAAAACGTGCACCACAATTTCAGAGCCTATTTGATTACGACATGCTCCAAATTTAGCTAGCTTATTcctcaaacaaaaaatagggCCAGATCTACAGGCACATCTCACAACCAGCATGAATCAACATAAGTTTTAGTGAACAAATCATAAAATATCAAAATAAACCAATAGCATGCCCACCTGCAACCGTTTTCCTATAGCTATGAATGGCTGCACATCTCCTCGCGTACCAACAATCAGCATAACAATTTGCATTGGTGGCCTGTGCTGCAGATCTGAAGAGTCCAATGGTTCCCCACCAAAGGCCACATTGTGGTGATTCTCCGAAGGAAGATCAAGTGATGCAGCCTCAAGATTAGTGGGGATATCAACAACTACAGTTCCATCATCTTTCAGTGTAGCCATTCGACTAAACAATTTTAGCTGCAACGAAAACAAACAGGGATGCAACCGGTACAACCTGTCATTTAGTTACAACAATTACAAGATAATAGATGCAATGCAATAGGAGGCTGATAACTAACTACGAGAAATGAAAATTCTCAGGCAACATTAGCGGTGCTAGAGACTAGTTCGAGTTGCTAGAAATTCTGCAATGGTTACAACTGTCCACATTGCTGAGTAGTTTCGCTATGCACATAGCACTATAATATACTGGAACAGTGATGAAAGCATGCAGATGTACGATTTCTTTTCCTTAGGAAAACATTTGCATGTTTCAGTGCCAAAAGAACA from Setaria italica strain Yugu1 chromosome II, Setaria_italica_v2.0, whole genome shotgun sequence encodes the following:
- the LOC101758715 gene encoding sterol 3-beta-glucosyltransferase UGT80A2 isoform X3, yielding MRVQAPARWTILNALRHPQSCLILKDLHPNVAKKHPPHWIGRYPLKRRLYRLHPCLFSLQLKLFSRMATLKDDGTVVVDIPTNLEAASLDLPSENHHNVAFGGEPLDSSDLQHRPPMQIVMLIVGTRGDVQPFIAIGKRLQDYGHRVRLATHANFKDFVMTTGLEFYPLGGDPKVLAGYMVKNKGFLPATPSEIPIQRKQIRDIIFSLLPACKDPDIDTGVSFSADAIIANPAAYGHVHVAEALNIPIHIIFTMPWTPTCEFPHPFSRVKQSAGYRLSYQIVDSFVWLGIRDMINDLRKRKLKLRPVTYLSGTHAYSNDIPHAYIWSPYLVPKPKDWGPKIDVVGFCFLDLASNYEPPEPLLRWLESGDKPIYIGFGSLPIPEPDKLTKIIVEALEITGQRGIINKGWGGLGNLEESKEFVYVLDNVPHDWLFLQCKAVVHHGGAGTTAAGLKAACPTTIIPFFGDQFFWGSMVHARGLGAPPVPVEQLQLHSLVDAIKFMIDPKVKERAVELAKAIESEDGVDGAVKSFLKHLPRQRNSETVPTAPPSTFMHPFLLPVKRCFGIAS
- the LOC101758715 gene encoding sterol 3-beta-glucosyltransferase UGT80A2 isoform X1: MKEASGAGAGAEDVGSSSGEPPLCQIFVYHKMRVQAPARWTILNALRHPQSCLILKDLHPNVAKKHPPHWIGRYPLKRRLYRLHPCLFSLQLKLFSRMATLKDDGTVVVDIPTNLEAASLDLPSENHHNVAFGGEPLDSSDLQHRPPMQIVMLIVGTRGDVQPFIAIGKRLQDYGHRVRLATHANFKDFVMTTGLEFYPLGGDPKVLAGYMVKNKGFLPATPSEIPIQRKQIRDIIFSLLPACKDPDIDTGVSFSADAIIANPAAYGHVHVAEALNIPIHIIFTMPWTPTCEFPHPFSRVKQSAGYRLSYQIVDSFVWLGIRDMINDLRKRKLKLRPVTYLSGTHAYSNDIPHAYIWSPYLVPKPKDWGPKIDVVGFCFLDLASNYEPPEPLLRWLESGDKPIYIGFGSLPIPEPDKLTKIIVEALEITGQRGIINKGWGGLGNLEESKEFVYVLDNVPHDWLFLQCKAVVHHGGAGTTAAGLKAACPTTIIPFFGDQFFWGSMVHARGLGAPPVPVEQLQLHSLVDAIKFMIDPKVKERAVELAKAIESEDGVDGAVKSFLKHLPRQRNSETVPTAPPSTFMHPFLLPVKRCFGIAS
- the LOC101758715 gene encoding sterol 3-beta-glucosyltransferase UGT80A2 isoform X2, yielding MKEASGAGAGAEDVGSSSVSNICLPQDEGTSSSEMDNTECSETSSELSNSERSAPECSKKTSSTLDRKISIKKKLKLFSRMATLKDDGTVVVDIPTNLEAASLDLPSENHHNVAFGGEPLDSSDLQHRPPMQIVMLIVGTRGDVQPFIAIGKRLQDYGHRVRLATHANFKDFVMTTGLEFYPLGGDPKVLAGYMVKNKGFLPATPSEIPIQRKQIRDIIFSLLPACKDPDIDTGVSFSADAIIANPAAYGHVHVAEALNIPIHIIFTMPWTPTCEFPHPFSRVKQSAGYRLSYQIVDSFVWLGIRDMINDLRKRKLKLRPVTYLSGTHAYSNDIPHAYIWSPYLVPKPKDWGPKIDVVGFCFLDLASNYEPPEPLLRWLESGDKPIYIGFGSLPIPEPDKLTKIIVEALEITGQRGIINKGWGGLGNLEESKEFVYVLDNVPHDWLFLQCKAVVHHGGAGTTAAGLKAACPTTIIPFFGDQFFWGSMVHARGLGAPPVPVEQLQLHSLVDAIKFMIDPKVKERAVELAKAIESEDGVDGAVKSFLKHLPRQRNSETVPTAPPSTFMHPFLLPVKRCFGIAS
- the LOC101758715 gene encoding sterol 3-beta-glucosyltransferase UGT80A2 isoform X4; its protein translation is MDNTECSETSSELSNSERSAPECSKKTSSTLDRKISIKKKLKLFSRMATLKDDGTVVVDIPTNLEAASLDLPSENHHNVAFGGEPLDSSDLQHRPPMQIVMLIVGTRGDVQPFIAIGKRLQDYGHRVRLATHANFKDFVMTTGLEFYPLGGDPKVLAGYMVKNKGFLPATPSEIPIQRKQIRDIIFSLLPACKDPDIDTGVSFSADAIIANPAAYGHVHVAEALNIPIHIIFTMPWTPTCEFPHPFSRVKQSAGYRLSYQIVDSFVWLGIRDMINDLRKRKLKLRPVTYLSGTHAYSNDIPHAYIWSPYLVPKPKDWGPKIDVVGFCFLDLASNYEPPEPLLRWLESGDKPIYIGFGSLPIPEPDKLTKIIVEALEITGQRGIINKGWGGLGNLEESKEFVYVLDNVPHDWLFLQCKAVVHHGGAGTTAAGLKAACPTTIIPFFGDQFFWGSMVHARGLGAPPVPVEQLQLHSLVDAIKFMIDPKVKERAVELAKAIESEDGVDGAVKSFLKHLPRQRNSETVPTAPPSTFMHPFLLPVKRCFGIAS